A single genomic interval of Camelina sativa cultivar DH55 chromosome 11, Cs, whole genome shotgun sequence harbors:
- the LOC104727570 gene encoding SKP1-like protein 4: protein MASNKIILKSSDGESFEVDEAVDVESQPAWTTAPVTEPCFLMSPEPATLAKVIKYCKSMLRPLLTRIFCGSTENDKLKTWDTEFVKVDQPTLFDLILAASTCFLQYSITSAKPSIMRLTALKPHLHYHSTLDEFMGCKFY from the coding sequence ATGGCGTCCAACAAGATCATCCTCAAGAGCTCCGACGGTGAATCCTTCGAGGTAGACGAAGCCGTTGATGTTGAGTCCCAGCCAGCGTGGACGACTGCGCCAGTAACGGAACCCTGCTTCCTAATGTCACCGGAGCCAGCCACCTTAGCCAAGGTTATTAAGTACTGTAAGAGCATGTTGAGGCCGCTGCTGACAAGGATTTTTTGTGGGTCCACTGAGAACGATAAGCTTAAGACTTGGGATACCGAATTCGTCAAAGTCGATCAGCCTACACTCTTTGATCTCATCCTCGCGGCCTCAACGTGTTTCTTACAGTACTCAATAACCTCAGCCAAGCCCTCGATCATGAGGCTGACGGCGCTGAAGCCACACCTCCATTATCACTCTACATTAGATGAATTCATGggttgtaaattttattaa
- the LOC104721311 gene encoding auxin-responsive protein SAUR21-like codes for MGLSRFAISNATKQILKLNSLANKNRTSSSSSSDHVPKGHVAVYVGEQIEMEKRRFVVPISFLNHPSFREFLSRAEEEFGFNHPMGGLTIPCREEVFLDLIASRLQ; via the coding sequence atgggtCTGAGCCGTTTTGCGATTTCAAATGCAACAAAGCAGATATTGAAACTAAACTCATTGGCGAACAAAAAccgaacatcatcatcatcatcatcggatCATGTTCCTAAAGGACACGTAGCAGTTTACGTAGGAGAACAGATTGAGATGGAGAAGAGGAGATTCGTGGTTCCAATATCGTTTCTGAATCATCCTTCCTTTAGAGAGTTCCTTAGTCGAGCAGAGGAAGAGTTTGGATTCAATCATCCAATGGGAGGCTTGACCATTCCATGTAGAGAGGAAGTGTTTCTTGATCTCATCGCTTCTCGGTTACAATAA
- the LOC109127194 gene encoding auxin-induced protein 15A-like: protein MAIRLSRVINSKQSQKQQNRVPKGHVAVYVGEEMENKKRFVVPISYLNHPSFQGLLSRAEEEFGFNHPIGGLTIPCREETFVGLLNSHGCIVST from the coding sequence ATGGCTATTAGATTGTCGCGTGTTATCAACTCTAAACAGTCCCAAAAACAGCAAAATCGAGTCCCAAAAGGACATGTTGCCGTTTACGTCGGAGAAGAGATGGAGAACAAGAAGAGGTTCGTGGTTCCTATCTCGTATTTGAACCATCCTTCGTTTCAAGGTTTGCTTAGTCGAGCAGAGGAAGAGTTTGGTTTCAATCATCCAATAGGTGGATTAACGATTCCTTGCAGAGAAGAAACCTTTGTTGGTCTTTTAAATTCTCATGGTTGTATTGTTTCAACTTAa
- the LOC104721312 gene encoding uncharacterized protein DDB_G0289917-like, whose translation MWIYGTVSEQLLHTILKAKSTARDLWLTLETLFRGNKEVQSIQYDNELRTLVIGDMSVTDYTHKLKTLVDLLANVDAPVYDRALVMHMLNGLSAKFDSIINVIQHHTPFPTFIKARSMLIMEEKRLTKQTPTTHAHNTDSSSQSVLYTHSDQHQQRPEHQNNNNNSGRNAYNKSRGRGGRGNRGRGRYNTNNCHNNSYAASPWSYPQAPWMYPTSFNTPPGFPTSYYTPPMHPSSAPSVSFPQRQQGEAHYTHGVQQFPTMSVAQLFAYTALPQAFSTMNLQDPTTNPWVMDTGATNHVTAEPGFADSDKAAPV comes from the exons ATGTGGATCTACGGCACCGTGTCAGAGCAGCTTCTCCACACCATTCTCAAAGCCAAGTCCACCGCTCGTGATCTCTGGCTCACTCTTGAAACCTTGTTTCGTGGCAACAAAGAAGTTCAATCAATTCAGTATGATAATGAGCTTCGTACTCTTGTGATTGGTGACATGTCTGTCACTGATTATACACACAAGTTGAAGACGCTGGTTGATCTGCTCGCCAACGTTGATGCACCGGTATATGATCGTGCTTTGGTCATGCATATGTTGAACGGTTTGTCTGCAAAGTTCGATAGCATCATTAATGTGATCCAACATCACACTCCGTTTCCAACTTTCATCAAGGCCCGCTCGATGCTTATCATGGAGGAGAAGAGACTCACCAAGCAGACCCCTACGACACATGCACACAACACTGACTCATCGTCTCAGAGTGTCTTGTACACACATTCAGATCAACATCAACAGCGTCCAGAACACCAGAACAATAACAACAACTCTGGCCGCAACGCTTACAACAAATCTCGTGGTCGTGGAGGCCGTGGTAACAGAGGTCGTGGTCGCTACAACACCAACAATTGTCACAACAATTCGTATGCGGCATCACCATGGTCTTATCCTCAGGCTCCATGGATGTACCCTACCTCGTTCAACACGCCACCTGGGTTTCCAACGTCGTACTACACACCTCCGATGCATCCCTCCTCTGCTCCATCTGTTTCTTTTCCACAACGCCAGCAAGGAGAGGCTCACTATACTCACGGCGTACAACAATTTCCCACCATGAGTGTTGCACAACTTTTTGCATACACGGCTCTCCCTCAAGCATTTAGCACTATGAACCTTCAGGATCCGACTACCAATCCATGGGTGATGGATACGGGTGCAACGAATCATGTTACAGCTGAGCCAG GATTTGCAGACTCGGACAAGGCTGCTCCAGTGTAA